One Candidatus Methylomirabilota bacterium genomic region harbors:
- a CDS encoding dehydrogenase encodes MPKVYNWQLGREMEYPYEGVRPQRQFAMVMDTNKCIACQTCTVACKTTWTPGRGQEYMFWNNVETKPYGYYPLGWDVRILEKLGVQDMRTFPYRGQTLFDAAPSGERILGYLPDDLDYAGPNVGEDDCYGNMPQGAWLQMPHMQWLYYLPRICNHCTYPACLAACPRMSIYKRQEDGIVLLDQYRCRGYRECVRACPYKKVYFNSMTRVSEKCIGCYPAVENGRQTQCAITCIGKIRLQGFLSSPDKVREDNPLDYLVHVTKIAKPLYPQFGLEPNVYYIPPVHVPSAFLSQMFGWGVDEAITAYRTASGNPRLLGALLLFGSTPDIIHHYKVEGNHAIGYDEKDTEVARVPMSEPIHLRAAYDEQFQTFRTNIS; translated from the coding sequence ATGCCGAAGGTATACAACTGGCAGCTCGGACGCGAGATGGAGTACCCCTATGAAGGGGTGAGACCCCAAAGGCAGTTTGCCATGGTGATGGACACCAACAAGTGCATCGCGTGCCAGACATGTACGGTCGCGTGCAAGACCACCTGGACCCCTGGGCGCGGACAGGAGTATATGTTCTGGAATAATGTGGAGACCAAGCCGTACGGGTACTACCCGCTGGGGTGGGACGTCCGTATCCTCGAAAAGCTGGGCGTCCAGGACATGCGCACCTTCCCCTACCGGGGACAGACCCTCTTTGATGCGGCGCCCAGCGGGGAGCGGATTCTCGGCTATCTGCCCGACGACCTGGATTACGCCGGTCCCAATGTGGGTGAAGACGACTGCTACGGCAACATGCCGCAGGGGGCGTGGCTGCAGATGCCGCACATGCAGTGGCTCTACTACCTGCCGCGTATCTGCAATCACTGCACCTACCCGGCCTGTCTCGCCGCCTGTCCTCGTATGTCGATCTACAAACGGCAAGAAGACGGGATCGTGTTGCTCGATCAGTATCGCTGTCGCGGCTACCGCGAATGCGTCCGAGCCTGCCCCTACAAGAAGGTCTATTTCAACTCCATGACCCGCGTCTCAGAGAAGTGCATCGGCTGCTATCCCGCCGTCGAAAACGGTCGGCAGACCCAGTGCGCCATCACCTGTATCGGCAAGATCCGCCTGCAGGGATTTCTGTCGTCACCGGATAAGGTAAGAGAAGACAACCCGCTGGATTATCTTGTCCATGTCACCAAGATTGCCAAGCCGCTCTATCCGCAGTTCGGTCTGGAGCCGAATGTCTACTACATCCCTCCGGTGCATGTGCCGTCAGCCTTTCTCTCCCAGATGTTCGGCTGGGGCGTGGACGAGGCCATCACAGCCTATCGTACCGCCTCCGGGAACCCACGGCTGCTGGGCGCGCTGCTCCTCTTCGGCAGTACCCCCGACATCATCCACCACTACAAGGTCGAGGGGAACCATGCGATCGGCTATGATGAAAAGGATACCGAGGTGGCGCGGGTACCGATGAGTGAGCCGATCCATCTCCGCGCCGCCTATGACGAACAGTTCCAGACCTTCCGCACTAACATCTCGTGA
- a CDS encoding molybdopterin oxidoreductase: protein MAGLGTALVPEDLFAQYRYLAPVSVPNPLAAYPNRDWERIYRDIFRHDKNFVFLCCPNDTHNCLLNAFVKNNVMVRIEPTYGYGKATDLYGNKSSHRWDPRCCQKGLVLARRLYGDRRIDGALIRRGFKEWVDKGFPRDPKTGAAPRELMQRGWDRWVRVSHEQAYAYHAKALHNIARTYSGEQGKAYLLAQGYDPDMVEQVGGAGTRVMKFRGGMAKQGAVRIFGAFRLGNSMALLDHHIRGVKPDEAKGAGSWDSYSFHTDLPPGHPMVTGDQTNDFELFDVENARLVVVWGMNWITTKMPDSHWMTEARLKGVKTVAITVEYSATASKCDEVVVIRPGTDPAFALGLAQVLMAEQRYNADFVKRFTDLPTLVRMDTLERLQAKDLFLNYQEKSWQNWTQVVPKGKMPPPTPQQNGVQVPEHLVSELADSVMWDLRANRPVAVGHDDLGAHFAKLGIDPALSGSFNVTLTDGMTVAVRPVFDLTQEYLNANMTPEQCSRLTWAPEEAIRALAREIADSGGKTLIACGMGPNQFWNNDNKDRAIFLVLALTGSLGRHGGNIGSFAGTYKNTLFSGIGRWTIEDPFRPQLDPAGPVATRSYLRPESMHYWANGERIMKAGNKKITTGAHVPTPTKSIWQVNSNSSLGNQKGFYDVVFNTLPRAELVVYNDWWWTASCEFSDIVYGVDSWMEFKYPDMTASNTNPFLQAYPRTPARRAFTTVSDNDTYLGVARELGKFTGDPRFEQMWHFIAANRVEVYLQRILDGSAPLKGYRFEELETLAKVGIPALLNTRTYPRINSFEQVQESKPWYTRTGRLEFYRPEPEFVDAGENLIVHREPSEATFYDPCSIVAAPHPAIRPKRPEEWGIAPDDRSPITRQMRNTTYTVAGLLASAHPLKDRGWDHVFHTPKYRHGAHTMPIDTDFMAALFGPFGDIYRRDKRMPDTGEMYVDINPEDAKGMGIYDGDYVWIDGDPDEQPFRGWNDPKRRAEYKVARLLARARYYPGTPRGITRMWFNGYMATPGSVKAHETRPDGIAKNAETNYQALFRYGGHQSLTRTWLKPTHQTHTLITRKSWTHEITRGFNVDVHCVTSAPRESLAKFTKAEDGGLGGKGLWRPVTLGLRPSAESDTMKQYLKGGFVRVTKA from the coding sequence ATGGCCGGACTTGGCACAGCGCTGGTTCCCGAGGACCTCTTCGCACAGTACCGTTACCTGGCCCCCGTATCGGTCCCCAACCCCCTGGCCGCCTACCCCAACCGGGACTGGGAGCGGATCTACCGCGACATCTTCCGCCACGATAAGAATTTCGTCTTTCTCTGCTGTCCTAACGATACCCACAACTGCCTGCTCAACGCCTTCGTCAAAAACAATGTTATGGTCCGCATCGAGCCCACCTACGGCTACGGCAAGGCAACCGACCTGTACGGAAACAAGTCCAGTCATCGCTGGGATCCCCGCTGCTGCCAGAAGGGCCTGGTCCTGGCCCGGCGATTGTACGGCGACCGCCGTATCGATGGGGCCCTCATCCGACGCGGGTTCAAGGAGTGGGTGGATAAAGGATTTCCGCGCGATCCGAAGACCGGGGCGGCGCCGAGGGAACTGATGCAGCGAGGCTGGGACCGTTGGGTGCGGGTCTCGCACGAACAGGCCTACGCCTACCACGCCAAGGCGCTGCACAACATCGCCAGGACCTATTCCGGCGAGCAGGGCAAGGCATATCTGTTGGCCCAGGGGTACGATCCCGATATGGTCGAACAGGTCGGCGGGGCCGGTACCCGTGTGATGAAATTTCGTGGAGGGATGGCGAAACAGGGAGCGGTGCGGATCTTCGGGGCCTTTCGCCTGGGCAACAGCATGGCGCTCCTTGATCACCATATCCGCGGCGTCAAACCCGACGAGGCCAAGGGGGCCGGTTCATGGGATTCCTACTCATTCCATACCGATCTGCCGCCGGGACACCCGATGGTCACCGGCGACCAGACCAACGACTTTGAGCTGTTTGACGTCGAAAACGCCAGGCTCGTCGTGGTATGGGGGATGAACTGGATCACGACCAAGATGCCCGACAGCCACTGGATGACAGAGGCGCGGCTGAAGGGTGTCAAGACCGTAGCCATCACCGTTGAGTACTCGGCTACCGCCAGCAAATGCGACGAGGTCGTGGTCATTCGACCGGGCACCGATCCGGCCTTCGCGCTGGGTCTCGCTCAGGTGCTGATGGCCGAACAGCGCTACAATGCCGACTTTGTCAAGCGGTTCACCGATCTGCCGACATTGGTCCGGATGGATACGCTCGAACGTCTCCAGGCCAAGGACCTGTTCCTCAATTATCAGGAGAAGAGCTGGCAGAATTGGACCCAGGTGGTGCCCAAGGGGAAAATGCCGCCGCCCACCCCACAGCAAAACGGCGTGCAGGTGCCGGAGCATCTGGTATCAGAGTTGGCCGATTCTGTCATGTGGGACCTACGCGCCAATCGGCCCGTGGCGGTAGGCCACGACGATCTCGGCGCGCATTTCGCCAAGTTGGGGATCGATCCGGCCCTCTCCGGAAGCTTCAACGTCACACTCACAGACGGGATGACGGTCGCCGTGAGACCGGTCTTCGATCTGACCCAGGAGTACCTTAACGCCAATATGACCCCGGAGCAGTGCAGCCGACTCACGTGGGCGCCGGAGGAGGCGATCCGGGCATTGGCGCGCGAGATCGCCGACAGCGGCGGCAAGACCCTCATCGCCTGCGGGATGGGACCCAACCAGTTCTGGAACAACGACAACAAAGATCGGGCCATTTTCCTGGTCCTCGCGCTGACAGGCAGCCTGGGTCGGCATGGCGGCAACATCGGCAGCTTTGCCGGCACCTACAAGAATACCCTCTTTTCCGGAATCGGCCGCTGGACCATCGAGGATCCCTTCCGACCTCAGTTGGATCCTGCCGGCCCCGTCGCGACCCGCTCGTACCTTCGTCCCGAATCGATGCACTATTGGGCCAACGGCGAGCGGATCATGAAGGCCGGCAACAAAAAGATTACGACGGGCGCCCATGTGCCCACCCCCACCAAGAGTATCTGGCAGGTCAATTCCAACTCCAGCCTGGGCAATCAGAAGGGTTTTTACGATGTGGTCTTCAACACGCTGCCGCGTGCCGAGTTAGTGGTCTATAATGACTGGTGGTGGACGGCGTCGTGCGAGTTCAGCGACATCGTCTACGGCGTCGATTCGTGGATGGAGTTCAAGTATCCGGACATGACGGCGTCCAACACCAATCCGTTTCTTCAGGCCTACCCGCGCACGCCGGCCCGCCGCGCCTTCACCACCGTGTCAGATAACGACACCTACCTGGGGGTCGCGCGAGAACTGGGTAAATTCACGGGTGATCCCCGCTTTGAACAGATGTGGCACTTTATCGCCGCGAACCGGGTCGAGGTCTACCTGCAGCGGATTCTCGACGGCTCCGCCCCGCTGAAAGGGTACCGTTTCGAAGAGCTGGAAACGCTGGCAAAGGTCGGGATCCCGGCCCTGCTGAACACACGAACCTACCCCCGCATCAACAGCTTTGAGCAGGTGCAGGAATCCAAACCCTGGTACACCAGGACGGGGCGCCTGGAGTTCTACCGCCCGGAGCCGGAATTCGTCGACGCGGGAGAGAACCTGATCGTGCATCGCGAGCCGTCAGAGGCGACCTTTTACGATCCATGCAGCATCGTCGCGGCGCCCCATCCGGCCATTCGCCCCAAGCGACCAGAGGAGTGGGGGATTGCGCCGGACGACCGCAGCCCCATCACCCGCCAGATGCGGAATACGACCTATACCGTCGCCGGGCTGCTGGCCTCCGCACACCCGCTGAAGGATCGAGGCTGGGACCATGTATTCCATACGCCGAAATACCGTCACGGGGCCCATACCATGCCGATCGATACCGACTTCATGGCGGCGCTCTTCGGGCCGTTCGGCGATATCTACCGACGTGACAAGCGAATGCCGGACACCGGCGAGATGTATGTGGACATCAACCCGGAGGACGCCAAGGGGATGGGGATCTACGACGGCGACTATGTATGGATCGATGGCGATCCGGATGAGCAGCCGTTCCGCGGCTGGAACGACCCCAAGCGACGGGCGGAATACAAGGTCGCCCGACTGCTGGCGCGCGCCCGCTACTACCCGGGGACCCCGCGGGGGATCACACGCATGTGGTTTAACGGCTATATGGCGACGCCGGGCTCGGTCAAGGCGCATGAAACGCGACCTGACGGAATCGCCAAGAATGCCGAGACTAACTATCAGGCCCTGTTCCGATACGGCGGCCATCAGAGCCTTACACGGACCTGGCTCAAACCCACGCACCAGACCCACACGTTGATCACCCGTAAATCGTGGACCCACGAGATTACCCGGGGCTTCAACGTGGACGTCCACTGCGTCACCAGCGCGCCGAGGGAGTCGCTGGCGAAATTCACCAAGGCCGAGGACGGCGGTCTTGGCGGCAAAGGGCTGTGGCGTCCGGTGACGCTGGGTCTGCGGCCAAGCGCCGAGAGCGATACCATGAAACAGTACCTGAAGGGCGGGTTCGTGAGGGTAACCAAGGCCTAA